From a single Bacillus pseudomycoides DSM 12442 genomic region:
- a CDS encoding spore germination protein, whose translation MVSARIRKIKIVNNTGAVNVGDCYTIEPFAASKIYAGSGGSSIATFLNGKRMPPVTPRTPEFLPPLETSELTLGS comes from the coding sequence ATGGTGAGTGCGCGAATTCGTAAAATAAAGATTGTTAATAACACAGGAGCTGTTAATGTAGGTGATTGTTATACTATTGAACCATTTGCTGCTTCGAAAATATATGCTGGTTCTGGTGGATCGAGCATCGCTACTTTTTTGAATGGAAAACGGATGCCGCCAGTTACTCCTAGGACGCCAGAATTCCTTCCACCACTAGAAACAAGTGAATTAACATTAGGTTCATAA
- a CDS encoding rhodanese-like domain-containing protein, giving the protein MTEVKTITTEEVQERLENGETLFLVDVREDEEVAQGKIPEAVHIKMGDIPNKVEFFDKENEYIFICRSGMRSENVCHYLNEQGFKTVNMVGGMLQYEGEIQ; this is encoded by the coding sequence ATGACAGAAGTAAAAACAATTACAACAGAAGAAGTGCAAGAGCGCTTAGAAAACGGGGAAACGTTATTTTTAGTAGATGTACGTGAAGATGAGGAAGTAGCACAAGGGAAAATTCCAGAAGCTGTACATATTAAAATGGGTGATATTCCAAATAAAGTAGAATTCTTTGATAAAGAAAATGAGTATATTTTTATTTGTCGATCAGGAATGCGCAGTGAAAATGTATGTCATTATTTAAATGAACAAGGGTTTAAAACAGTGAATATGGTCGGCGGTATGCTGCAATATGAAGGTGAAATTCAATAA
- a CDS encoding alpha/beta fold hydrolase produces the protein MMYVKKESFHLKKFTFENGIKIPVQIGYETYGKLNREKSNAILVCHYFSATSHAAGKYTEQDLIPGWWDGLIGPGKAIDTDRYFVICTDNLCNVQVKNPYVITTGPKSVNPITGSEYGMGFPVFTFLDVARVQYELVNAMGITRLHAVIGPSAGGMIAQQWAVCYPHMVERMIGVITNPQNPVATSVNVLQNAIEAIQLDPKWNDGNYGDEQPTKGLHLAGKMMFINGFDAHYYETTFPRNSTESLPYENFSARNSFEQNINALTLQNITFVDANSWMYTAKATLLHDLAHGFSSLEEALSQIEADVLMIPCKQDLLQPSRYNYKMVELLQKQGKYAEVYEIESINGHMAGVFDVHLFEKKVDEFLKRRVFV, from the coding sequence ATGATGTATGTAAAAAAAGAAAGCTTTCATTTAAAAAAGTTTACATTTGAAAATGGCATAAAGATCCCTGTTCAGATTGGATATGAGACGTACGGTAAATTAAACCGGGAAAAATCAAATGCGATTTTAGTCTGTCATTATTTTAGTGCAACAAGCCATGCGGCAGGAAAATATACGGAGCAAGATCTCATTCCTGGTTGGTGGGACGGACTGATTGGACCGGGGAAAGCAATTGATACCGATCGCTATTTTGTGATATGTACCGATAATCTTTGTAATGTACAAGTGAAAAATCCTTACGTGATTACAACGGGACCAAAGTCAGTTAATCCAATAACGGGATCTGAATATGGGATGGGGTTTCCGGTATTTACATTTTTAGATGTAGCACGTGTGCAATATGAATTAGTGAATGCAATGGGAATTACAAGGTTACATGCGGTAATCGGACCATCAGCTGGTGGAATGATTGCGCAGCAATGGGCTGTTTGTTATCCCCATATGGTAGAGCGAATGATTGGTGTAATTACGAATCCGCAAAATCCGGTTGCGACATCGGTTAATGTTCTGCAAAATGCAATTGAAGCTATTCAGTTAGATCCAAAATGGAATGATGGAAATTATGGGGATGAACAGCCGACGAAAGGGCTGCATTTAGCAGGGAAAATGATGTTTATAAATGGGTTTGATGCTCACTATTATGAAACGACATTTCCGCGTAATAGTACGGAATCGCTACCTTATGAGAATTTCTCAGCACGGAATTCATTTGAACAAAATATAAATGCATTGACACTTCAAAATATTACTTTTGTGGATGCGAATTCATGGATGTATACAGCGAAAGCAACGTTATTACATGATCTTGCACACGGTTTTTCCTCTTTAGAAGAGGCACTTTCTCAAATAGAGGCAGATGTGCTTATGATTCCGTGTAAACAAGATTTACTGCAACCTTCTCGTTATAATTATAAAATGGTAGAGCTGCTCCAGAAACAAGGGAAATACGCAGAGGTTTATGAGATTGAAAGTATTAATGGCCATATGGCTGGTGTATTTGATGTTCATTTATTTGAAAAGAAAGTGGATGAGTTTTTAAAGAGAAGAGTGTTTGTATAA
- a CDS encoding spore germination protein: MIWKWFRKKKKSSKTDSKEQNQTTKQEEQTQNKQHQSAQGTKQDAQTQNKQHQSAQGTKQDAQTQNKQHQSAQAAKQDQQTQNKQHQFAQATKQDQQTQNKQHQSAQGTKQDAQTQNKQHQSAQATKQDQQIQGKQQNNSSNSIYDFSKPEKEKVHSLQDLLENLKTSSDFVSYHTSDDETMPYWISYYRPSLDGEKLQKYLMPALLEHTCSTLEELKEHIPMSGITITNDLQKIEDMVLKGHAIVQLHEQDQKCILANITIDNYRAPSIPLNESTVIGPQEGFVEDLDTNLNLVRKRLPVLALQTKEVIIGTFSKTKVVMMYLENLAEKDSVDYLEESLRTIEYDQINDSSYIQELMGEKSIFPLFINTERTDRVTTALIDGKIAIFVDGSPSVLLTPVSYFDFFVSPEDYNVSWLYATFSRFLRLIAVLFSICAAPLYVAILSYHYELIPSDLLETLILSRAQVPFPPLIEALFLELVIDLLREAGARLPMKVGQTLGIVGGIVIGQASVQAGLTSNILLIIVALSALASFITPIYKMGNAVRLLRFPFLLFAELGGLFGISLGFIFLFTHLFRLSSLQKPFALFYPARRQSLKDSWIRFPLSMIDTRDIQARPQHVKKSAHGISTKHTSDFDE, from the coding sequence ATGATATGGAAATGGTTTCGAAAGAAAAAAAAATCAAGTAAAACAGATTCAAAAGAGCAAAATCAAACTACTAAACAAGAGGAACAAACACAAAACAAACAACATCAATCTGCTCAAGGTACTAAACAAGACGCGCAAACACAAAACAAACAACATCAATCTGCTCAAGGTACTAAACAAGACGCGCAGACACAAAACAAACAACATCAATCTGCCCAAGCTGCTAAACAAGACCAGCAAACACAAAACAAACAACATCAATTTGCCCAAGCTACTAAACAAGACCAGCAAACACAAAACAAGCAACATCAATCTGCTCAAGGTACTAAACAAGACGCGCAAACACAAAACAAACAACATCAATCTGCCCAAGCTACTAAACAGGACCAGCAAATACAAGGCAAGCAGCAAAATAATAGTAGCAATAGCATTTATGATTTCAGTAAACCCGAGAAAGAAAAGGTTCACTCTCTTCAAGATTTATTAGAAAACCTAAAAACATCTAGTGATTTTGTAAGTTATCACACATCAGATGATGAAACAATGCCGTATTGGATTTCTTATTACCGGCCATCGCTTGATGGTGAAAAATTACAAAAGTATTTAATGCCAGCTTTATTAGAGCATACGTGTTCTACATTAGAAGAATTAAAAGAGCATATTCCAATGAGCGGAATTACGATCACAAATGATCTTCAAAAAATCGAAGATATGGTTTTAAAAGGGCACGCTATCGTACAGTTACATGAACAAGATCAAAAATGTATCTTAGCAAATATCACAATTGATAATTATCGGGCGCCATCTATTCCATTAAATGAATCTACAGTTATTGGTCCACAAGAGGGATTTGTAGAGGATCTTGATACGAATCTTAACTTAGTACGTAAACGCCTTCCAGTGTTAGCACTACAAACAAAAGAGGTTATCATTGGGACATTCTCTAAAACAAAAGTTGTCATGATGTATTTAGAGAACCTTGCTGAAAAAGACAGTGTTGATTATTTAGAAGAGTCACTTCGTACAATTGAATACGATCAAATCAACGACAGTTCCTATATTCAAGAATTGATGGGGGAAAAATCAATCTTCCCACTATTTATTAATACAGAACGTACAGACCGAGTAACGACCGCATTAATTGATGGAAAAATCGCTATTTTTGTAGATGGTTCACCGAGCGTCTTACTCACTCCTGTTTCATACTTTGATTTTTTTGTTTCGCCAGAGGATTACAACGTATCTTGGCTTTACGCTACGTTTTCAAGATTTTTACGACTCATTGCTGTTCTGTTTTCCATCTGCGCAGCACCATTATATGTTGCCATTTTAAGTTATCATTACGAATTAATTCCAAGCGATTTACTCGAAACATTAATTTTATCAAGAGCACAAGTTCCTTTCCCACCTTTAATAGAAGCACTCTTTCTAGAACTGGTTATTGATTTACTTAGAGAGGCTGGGGCTAGACTACCAATGAAAGTAGGCCAAACACTCGGTATTGTAGGCGGTATCGTAATCGGACAAGCATCTGTACAAGCAGGACTAACAAGTAATATTTTATTAATCATTGTCGCCTTATCTGCGTTAGCTTCCTTTATCACACCGATTTATAAGATGGGGAACGCAGTTCGCTTACTACGATTCCCATTCCTTTTATTTGCAGAATTAGGTGGACTATTCGGAATTTCACTAGGTTTTATCTTTTTATTTACTCATCTATTCAGGCTTTCTTCTTTACAGAAACCATTCGCGCTCTTTTATCCAGCAAGGCGACAATCACTAAAAGACTCTTGGATTCGGTTTCCATTATCTATGATTGATACAAGAGATATTCAAGCAAGGCCGCAACACGTAAAAAAATCAGCACATGGGATTTCAACAAAACATACATCTGATTTTGATGAATAA
- a CDS encoding spore germination protein: MSKVKTKYQISPIFVFFLIHSAQFGAGVLGFARIIAKAAGYDAWIGVLITGIIIHILVWMMYYLLKNTEGNLIDLHHQTFGKWLGNGINIIFMLYFLVASISVVRTYVEIVQVWMFPTGSTWMFTAFLCLLSYYIISSGFRIITGICVVSISGTLGYIFLSLFMFKYAHWENLLPVFTHSLGSILKASQLSIYTMTGFEIFLMAYPFVKNPEKSHKFAQYGVLFSNILYLFSTILAFAFFSEKQLSKTIWSQLSMTQVIQLPFIERLEYIAISGYALVILTSFILPLWAATRGTHEIFHVKQKYILLSFMFITIIVSQLLTNRHDINDFISHTSKVSLWLIYVYIPILFLIVWVKRKWKKSRKN; encoded by the coding sequence ATGAGTAAAGTCAAAACAAAATATCAAATATCTCCTATCTTTGTTTTCTTCTTGATTCATAGTGCACAGTTCGGCGCTGGAGTTCTCGGATTTGCACGCATTATCGCCAAAGCTGCGGGCTACGACGCTTGGATTGGTGTTCTCATCACAGGAATCATCATTCACATTCTCGTTTGGATGATGTATTACTTATTAAAAAATACAGAAGGCAACCTAATAGATCTTCATCACCAAACCTTTGGAAAGTGGCTCGGTAATGGCATTAATATTATATTCATGCTGTATTTTTTGGTTGCGAGTATATCCGTTGTTCGAACGTATGTTGAGATTGTTCAAGTATGGATGTTTCCTACCGGGTCCACTTGGATGTTCACCGCCTTTTTATGTTTATTAAGTTACTACATCATCTCATCAGGATTCCGCATCATCACTGGTATCTGTGTCGTTTCAATTAGTGGGACACTAGGTTATATTTTTCTTAGCCTGTTTATGTTCAAGTACGCGCATTGGGAAAATTTACTTCCTGTTTTTACGCATTCTTTGGGAAGTATTTTAAAAGCATCTCAATTGTCAATTTATACCATGACAGGCTTTGAAATTTTTCTTATGGCATACCCATTTGTGAAGAATCCCGAGAAATCTCATAAATTTGCACAATATGGTGTATTATTCTCTAACATTTTATATTTATTTAGCACGATTTTGGCATTCGCTTTTTTTAGCGAAAAACAGTTATCAAAAACAATTTGGTCTCAGCTTTCCATGACACAAGTTATTCAATTACCCTTTATCGAACGACTAGAGTACATTGCCATCTCCGGCTATGCACTTGTAATTCTTACAAGTTTTATTCTTCCATTATGGGCTGCTACAAGAGGAACACATGAAATCTTTCATGTAAAGCAAAAATACATTTTACTTTCTTTCATGTTCATTACAATTATTGTGTCACAACTTTTAACAAACAGGCATGATATCAACGATTTTATTAGTCATACTTCCAAAGTTAGTCTTTGGCTTATATATGTTTACATCCCAATCTTATTTCTTATCGTGTGGGTGAAAAGAAAATGGAAAAAATCAAGAAAAAACTAA